Proteins encoded by one window of Leptospira barantonii:
- a CDS encoding TolC family protein — translation MVFGGFFFSIQGQGTEELSDSPIETREVNAAPPVRELEFDLKTAETMLWKNNLLLIAARFSVDVKKAGIEQAGLYANPNIFIDQSIFAEPTQRYFDTTRSGQTVVQIQQTFLLGGKIGKRVKVAELNTKISEQEFYDLARALITKLRTQFYAIHYYRQAINFYDKSIISLEKTVSSAELAYKRRAILQAELLRLKALLFFLKKEREDLKIKIVEREADLRVLLNDDKIRDQNLSLVPVLNEDTLFEINPSRMNLDELVLKAKESRPDLKKAIQSLKYEEANLDLQYANAIPDLSFGPMYNRGGTAFQNYWGITAQLTVPLFDRNQGNIKAAQKAILAKKQELKQQILEVENEVAVSFATARAKDGLYRRFRNTYTKDYADLSQDMILSYEKRYITILEFADFFETYRSSIVEMLRLQTDRMEAIENVNFSVGTGVLVPGAGNGADTNESNSGGTK, via the coding sequence ATTGTTTTTGGCGGTTTTTTCTTTTCCATTCAAGGTCAAGGCACCGAAGAATTGAGCGATAGCCCGATCGAAACCAGGGAAGTGAACGCCGCTCCTCCGGTTCGAGAATTGGAATTCGATCTCAAAACTGCCGAGACAATGCTCTGGAAGAATAACCTTCTTCTCATTGCGGCGAGATTCTCGGTCGACGTTAAAAAAGCCGGGATCGAACAAGCCGGTCTTTATGCGAACCCGAACATCTTTATCGATCAGAGTATTTTCGCAGAACCGACGCAAAGATACTTCGATACGACCCGTTCCGGACAAACCGTGGTTCAGATCCAACAGACTTTTCTTCTCGGAGGAAAGATCGGAAAGCGGGTTAAGGTCGCCGAGTTAAACACAAAGATCAGCGAACAAGAATTTTACGATCTTGCTCGCGCCTTGATTACGAAATTAAGAACCCAGTTCTACGCGATCCATTATTACAGACAAGCGATCAACTTCTATGATAAAAGTATAATATCATTGGAGAAGACTGTTTCTTCCGCGGAACTCGCCTATAAAAGAAGGGCGATTCTTCAGGCGGAACTTCTGCGTTTAAAGGCTCTTCTTTTCTTTTTGAAAAAGGAAAGAGAGGACTTAAAGATAAAGATCGTTGAACGCGAGGCGGATCTCAGGGTACTTTTGAACGACGACAAGATCAGAGATCAAAATCTTTCTCTGGTTCCGGTTCTGAACGAAGACACTCTTTTCGAGATCAATCCTTCTCGTATGAATTTGGACGAGCTCGTTTTAAAGGCGAAAGAATCCAGACCCGATCTGAAAAAGGCGATTCAATCCTTGAAATACGAGGAAGCGAACTTAGATCTTCAATACGCGAATGCGATTCCGGATCTTTCCTTCGGTCCGATGTACAACCGGGGAGGAACGGCGTTCCAGAACTATTGGGGGATCACTGCTCAGTTGACCGTTCCTCTTTTCGATAGAAATCAGGGGAATATCAAAGCCGCTCAGAAAGCGATTCTCGCCAAAAAGCAGGAACTCAAACAACAGATCTTGGAAGTGGAAAACGAGGTTGCGGTTTCTTTCGCTACGGCAAGGGCAAAAGACGGACTGTATCGTCGTTTTAGAAACACTTATACGAAGGATTACGCCGATCTTTCGCAGGATATGATCCTAAGTTACGAAAAACGTTATATTACAATATTGGAATTCGCCGATTTTTTTGAAACCTATCGTTCTAGCATCGTCGAGATGCTTCGTCTTCAGACGGATAGAATGGAAGCGATAGAAAACGTCAACTTCTCCGTCGGAACGGGTGTTCTTGTTCCGGGAGCTGGCAACGGTGCGGATACAAACGAGTCAAATTCAGGAGGTACGAAATGA
- a CDS encoding efflux RND transporter periplasmic adaptor subunit yields MKLPINKRVLVLGLVAGAIFIGIIAIMGLGNGAKKTKLPPNKPIVGENGERIEFKDGSPGLQIIKVMEIGKQGDFVSVEAPARLIASTSPSNSGGERIILFESADLNDLYVGYIHAKNSLNRSIKNHNRIKDMFKHRVATEKDLIEAETEENNDTAELAEFEGKLRAVGLNPALLRSAGAQNAWIISDVPESQLSKLRKGKKVKVRFSSFPSQEWSGTAEALGDNVDPMTRTVKVRIVINNVDYKLKPGMFASVKFPEDTNSDTVVVPFNSIVTVEGQNYVFVEESPHEFTRREVTLGISSMDRVNVIEGLTRGDRVVVEGSILLKGLSFGF; encoded by the coding sequence ATGAAACTACCTATTAATAAACGTGTGCTAGTCCTAGGTCTGGTCGCGGGTGCAATCTTTATCGGAATTATCGCGATCATGGGCTTGGGGAACGGAGCGAAAAAAACAAAACTTCCTCCCAATAAACCGATCGTGGGCGAAAACGGAGAACGGATCGAGTTTAAAGATGGAAGTCCCGGTCTTCAAATCATCAAGGTTATGGAGATCGGCAAACAGGGAGATTTCGTGAGCGTGGAAGCTCCAGCTCGTTTGATCGCTTCTACTTCTCCTTCAAATAGCGGCGGGGAAAGAATCATTCTTTTCGAATCCGCAGATTTGAACGATCTTTACGTGGGTTATATTCACGCAAAAAACAGCCTGAACCGTTCGATCAAAAATCACAATCGTATCAAGGACATGTTCAAACATAGGGTCGCTACGGAAAAGGATCTAATCGAAGCAGAAACGGAAGAGAACAACGACACCGCGGAACTAGCGGAATTCGAAGGGAAACTGCGTGCGGTCGGTCTGAATCCCGCTCTTTTGAGAAGCGCCGGCGCCCAAAATGCATGGATCATCAGCGACGTTCCCGAATCCCAACTTTCCAAACTCAGAAAAGGAAAGAAGGTGAAGGTTCGTTTTTCCTCTTTTCCAAGCCAAGAATGGAGCGGAACAGCGGAAGCGCTCGGCGACAACGTGGACCCGATGACAAGAACCGTAAAAGTTCGTATCGTAATCAACAACGTCGATTATAAACTCAAACCCGGTATGTTCGCGAGCGTGAAGTTTCCGGAAGATACCAACAGCGATACGGTCGTGGTTCCTTTCAATTCCATCGTTACGGTGGAAGGTCAGAATTACGTTTTTGTCGAAGAATCTCCGCATGAGTTTACCAGACGGGAAGTAACCTTGGGTATTTCTTCTATGGATCGAGTCAATGTCATCGAAGGTTTGACCAGGGGCGATCGAGTGGTCGTTGAAGGTTCCATTCTTTTGAAAGGATTGAGTTTCGGCTTCTGA